A genomic segment from Propionibacteriaceae bacterium ZF39 encodes:
- a CDS encoding alpha-D-ribose 1-methylphosphonate 5-triphosphate diphosphatase: MTTETAPRTASDTPWPAGPPPQDYVIGHVRAVLADRIVDDAHIVVRRGRIAEIGTGPRPCDLDGHGLLALPGIIDVHSDALERERSPRPSAVLPWDFALTSFEGRISGAGITTMFHGAGFQHKHARGVKREPSAALELCHAVDEHSHAVVDHRVLHRLDVLSELGAQTLRTRLDEVADDPTAGVPLVSHEDHTPGQGQYVDPSHLVTYMVGADGTSEEDAWAQVEKMRAEGETHDHIRTANLAWLGRLAREGRIRLMGHDPDSPDAIDALVERGVTVAEFPTTMAAAERARECGLLTVAGAPNLMRGRSHAGNVSALELARRGLLDALASDYLPTALLGAVSVAAPEIGLPAAVGLITDGPARVAGLEDRGRLEPGARADLVLVSDSTGPWLRVARTLPANAGTGR; the protein is encoded by the coding sequence ATGACCACCGAGACGGCACCGCGCACCGCATCCGATACGCCCTGGCCCGCCGGCCCACCGCCGCAGGACTACGTGATCGGCCACGTGCGCGCCGTCCTGGCCGACCGGATCGTCGATGACGCCCACATCGTCGTCCGCCGGGGTCGGATCGCCGAGATCGGCACGGGCCCGCGGCCCTGTGACCTCGACGGCCACGGCCTGCTGGCCCTGCCCGGCATCATCGACGTCCACTCGGATGCCCTCGAGCGTGAGCGCTCACCGAGGCCGTCGGCCGTGCTGCCCTGGGATTTCGCCCTGACCAGCTTCGAGGGACGCATCAGCGGAGCCGGGATCACGACGATGTTCCACGGCGCTGGTTTCCAGCACAAGCACGCCCGCGGGGTGAAGCGCGAGCCCAGTGCGGCCCTCGAGCTCTGCCACGCCGTCGACGAGCACTCCCATGCCGTGGTCGACCACCGCGTGCTCCATCGCCTGGATGTGCTGAGCGAGCTGGGGGCGCAGACCCTGCGTACCCGACTCGACGAAGTCGCCGACGACCCCACCGCCGGCGTCCCGCTCGTCTCGCACGAGGACCACACCCCCGGCCAGGGGCAATATGTGGATCCGAGCCACCTGGTGACCTACATGGTCGGCGCCGACGGCACCTCCGAGGAGGACGCCTGGGCCCAGGTGGAGAAGATGCGTGCCGAGGGCGAGACCCACGACCACATCCGCACGGCCAACCTCGCCTGGCTCGGCCGGCTGGCACGCGAAGGCCGGATCCGGCTGATGGGTCACGACCCCGACTCCCCCGACGCGATCGATGCGCTGGTCGAGCGGGGCGTGACCGTGGCGGAGTTTCCGACCACCATGGCGGCGGCCGAACGGGCCCGAGAATGTGGCCTGCTCACCGTGGCCGGAGCACCCAACCTGATGCGGGGCCGTTCCCACGCCGGCAATGTCTCCGCGCTCGAGCTCGCGCGCCGGGGGCTTCTCGACGCGCTGGCCTCCGACTATCTGCCCACCGCGCTGCTCGGAGCCGTCTCCGTGGCTGCCCCCGAGATCGGGCTGCCGGCGGCCGTCGGCCTCATCACCGACGGCCCCGCGCGCGTGGCCGGCCTCGAGGATCGAGGTCGTCTTGAGCCCGGTGCCCGCGCGGATCTCGTGCTGGTCTCCGACTCGACCGGGCCCTGGCTGCGCGTCGCGCGTACGCTCCCTGCAAACGCCGGGACCGGTCGCTGA
- a CDS encoding ATP-binding cassette domain-containing protein: MSAILTVTDLVKTFTLHAVGGRTVTSLDGVSLHVAPGEHVAVAGASGAGKSSLLRCVYRNYEPDSGSVRLRVPANGDGSDEDERELELTALPDRTMARLRGREFGYVSQFLQAPPRVGPFDLVLRAAKRRGLTGEDARAAAAHALTRLGLDEVLWDVDCAVLSGGERQRVNLAAGTVSPPRLLLLDEPVSALDPANREKALLLIEDLRRLEVAVLAVYHDMKIIRRLANRVVVIQNGRVVADDTPATVLAQHRTELIDHVPDGEIASSSATDGEIASSSATDGEIASSSATDEEIA; encoded by the coding sequence ATGTCCGCGATCCTGACCGTGACCGACCTGGTCAAGACGTTCACCCTGCACGCCGTCGGCGGCCGGACCGTCACCAGCCTCGACGGGGTCTCCCTCCACGTCGCGCCGGGCGAGCATGTGGCCGTGGCCGGCGCCTCGGGCGCCGGAAAGTCGAGTCTCCTGCGCTGCGTCTACCGCAACTACGAACCCGATTCGGGATCGGTACGCCTCCGCGTCCCGGCGAACGGCGACGGGAGTGACGAGGACGAACGCGAACTCGAACTCACCGCCCTGCCCGATCGCACCATGGCCCGGCTGCGCGGTCGCGAGTTCGGCTATGTCTCGCAGTTCCTCCAGGCCCCGCCGCGGGTCGGGCCGTTCGACCTGGTGCTCCGGGCCGCGAAGCGCCGCGGGCTCACGGGAGAGGACGCGCGCGCCGCCGCCGCCCACGCCCTGACCCGGCTCGGTCTCGACGAGGTCCTGTGGGACGTCGACTGCGCCGTGCTGTCGGGCGGCGAACGCCAACGCGTCAACCTCGCCGCCGGCACTGTCAGCCCGCCCCGCCTGCTGCTGCTCGACGAGCCCGTCTCCGCGCTCGATCCGGCCAACCGCGAGAAGGCCCTGCTGCTGATCGAGGACCTGCGCCGGCTCGAGGTCGCCGTGCTCGCGGTCTATCACGACATGAAGATCATCCGGCGACTCGCCAACCGCGTCGTGGTGATCCAGAACGGGCGCGTCGTCGCCGACGACACCCCCGCCACCGTCCTCGCCCAGCACCGCACCGAACTGATCGACCACGTACCCGATGGGGAGATCGCAAGCTCCTCCGCTACCGATGGGGAGATCGCAAGCTCCTCCGCTACCGATGGGGAGATCGCAAGCTCCTCCGCTACCGATGAGGAGATCGCATGA